In Topomyia yanbarensis strain Yona2022 chromosome 2, ASM3024719v1, whole genome shotgun sequence, one DNA window encodes the following:
- the LOC131679978 gene encoding putative gustatory receptor 39b → MNLRQALCPTLDQTTCLVLHTFKFFGFIPFEIDCVSLRVRHKLHRSPFTFRWVIGIAVFYALEAIVGCIFHDSMFFNDFAIGWINDMLKYSSEMCAIYVALVEIVTQRNVQLQVFDHLFKLKQDLKRAGIPTVKLYKESHKQYSTKFFMYIGITLAMELKLVTGVMAYSSQWVKSWSFSILLLAFGRLRSLFYIFYMDLIKVQLTSIETRLVEIVALMQWAKAFPPNCNEHRQIVESVSVSLLFLKNCYGEIWLITINVNNTLGWSICFNLVSSFVQVSCDLYWLYLTMHDKAEDGYGELFLSLCPAPMLIVLLLYSAEACMEVAGSLGPLLHEIPKCSNVELYKIVYRFSSHIAQHPIRFSAHSLTEINYKLLKMLITGITTYMIIFIPFSSNIPDVVGKDVTRVK, encoded by the exons ATGAACCTTAGACAAGCGCTCTGTCCAACGTTGGATCAGACTACATGTCTTGTTTTGCACACATTCAAATTTTTCGGATTCATTCCATTCGAAATCGATTGTGTCAGTTTGAGAGTTCGCCACAAGCTACATAGAAGTCCGTTTACCTTCAGATGGGTCATCGGAATAGCAGTGTTCTATGCGTTGGAAGCCATAGTTGGGTGCATCTTCCACGATTCcatgtttttcaatgattttgcAATTGGTTGGATCAACGATATGCTTAAGTATTCAAGTGAAATGTGTGCaatttacgttgctctagtggAAATTGTTACTCAAAGGAATGTGCAGTTACAAGTCTTTGATCACTTGTTCAAATTGAAGCAGGATTTGAAGAGAGCGGGGATTCCTACGGTGAAACTCTACAAGGAATCCCACAAACagtattcaaccaaatttttcatGTATATTGGAATTACTCTTGCCATGGAACTGAAGTTAGTAACAGGTGTCATGGCGTATAGCAGTCAGTGGGTTAAAAGTTGGAGTTTCTCTATTCTGCTGCTCGCCTTCGGTCGACTACGAAGTTTgttctacattttctacatgGACCTTATAAAAGTTCAGCTGACTTCCATTGAAACGCGCTTGGTGGAAATTGTCGCACTAATGCAATGGGCAAAGGCCTTTCCTCCCAATTGCAATGAACATAGACAGATTGTTGAAAGTGTCTCAGTGTCATtgctatttttgaaaaattgttacgGTGAAATTTGGCTGATAACTATAAATGTCAACAATACACTTGGCTGGAGTATCTGCTTCAATTTAGTGAGCAGTTTCGTACAAGTATCATGCGATTTATACTGGCTGTATTTAACCATGCATGATAAGGCAGAAGATGGGTATGGAG AACTTTTCTTGAGCCTGTGTCCAGCTCCTATGTTGATAGTGTTGCTACTATATTCGGCAGAAGCCTGTATGGAAGTG GCTGGCTCACTGGGACCTCTACTGCATGAAATCCCAAAATGTAGCAATGTAGAACTGTACAAGATTGTATACCGATTTTCAAGCCATATTGCCCAGCACCCGATCAGATTCTCAGCGCATAGTTTAACTGAAATTAACTACAAATTGCttaaaatg CTCATCACAGGAATTACCACCTATATGATAATATTCATTCCGTTTTCTTCGAATATTCCGGACGTAGTTGGAAAAGACGTGACTCGAGTGAAGTGA